CTTGGTTGCAGCTGTTGGTTTAGATGTCTAGACTCCAGAAGATTTGTAGTACTTCTAAGAGGTACAGTGCAGTGCTTAGTAGGTTGTAGATGAACCGAAATCAGGGGTTCGGATGTGGTAACTTTAAGGTTGAAAGGTTAGATAATTGTTTCATTGTAGCTGATCTTTCATGACTGGTCAGGTGACTTTGCCATTTAATTTGGAGTTTCAAAGTTGGAAAATGAAGTTTGGTGACTGCAGTTAGCAAAATATGCTTGTTGGGCGTTGGGATATCCTTTTGGGCTTGCTAACAGTGTCAGGGAGATTAAATTAGTACTCCGTAGTCTATGTATCTTTGTGTAGGTGTCAATAGAAAGAAAAGAGGATTCGAAGTTATGCAAGTATGTTCCGACACGAGATGCTAAAATCAGTAAAAAGCAGTGTTTTGcagaaaagaaaaattaagTAAAATGATCCAAGAGATTTTACTAGTAGGATTTGCAAGGGAGTAGCTTATGTGATAGGTAAGTTTTTGACAAAGAGTACTGAGGTACTCCAGAAAGGGGCAAAATTTGGAGAAATTGTTGCTTGGTCTTGGTCCCTCATGGAGCATTGTTCCATAACTAGTACTGCCCCTTCAACAAATTGGTAACTACTTTAGTTTGAGGGAAAGGAATTTGCATCTGGTGCAATAGGGAGACCTCAGCTGAGGACTGGTACAAGATCTTGCAATACTTTGTCCTTCTATTTATTTGCAGAGTATTATTTTGATGGGGGAGTTATTTGGCATCTATTCTGTTTTATATACCGTATGTGTTGGATAAAAGTTGGTACTTTacatttcattttgttttgtgTCTATTTTCATGTATACTTACTGATGTCCCACTTTAAAAAATTTGATGTCTAAGGTCTATAGCTGAAATCTAATTATTTTTTCAGCCAAACTTTGGTTAAATATTAGGACTAGTTTCTTCAATGGATTGCACATTTTTTGGTTTCAGTGCTGGAAAGGGACAATGGTTTTGGATTataaaaaattcaatttttgGAAGGACAATACAGAAGCATACTGTTATCTTGCTGTTTTCTTTATGTTTCACAATCGCATATTTTCTGTTTTGACACCCAGGGTTCTGGGCAGCATTTTtatgtggtttttttttattgttaccTATTACCTTTGACTTTTGGATTGTCTTGCATGTCAATAAACACCCTTTATACTTGTCACCTTCAATTATTAGGTAAGGTTATGCATGTCCAGACCTCTCTATATTTATGCTGGATTTTTCTTTCTGTACTTGCTATTTGCTGGTCTATGATTCTGGAAATATACCTGTCTTAAACAGGTGTTGAGATTTAtttggttttgattttgattgtgaTTCCAATATGACtaccttttttttaaattaGCTTCACTTATATAGTTATAAGTTGTAGGCACAATGTTTCACTTCTATATCAACGCCTGTTGTTAGTCTTTGACTTACATATGTTATAATATGTGATATGGTGGGAAAGTAATGTCCTGGATGTTTCCTCTAGTCGCTTATCAAGCTAATCATGTAGTTCcctcttgttttgcaggttccAGAGGCCTCCTGGACCTATATCATCTTCAATGCTAGGGTTGGAGGCATTTACAGGAACTTTAGATGATATTGGTTTCGAAGATTATCTGAATGGTAACGAAAGCCCCATAAacatttttaacaaaaaaatgaTTTTACCTTTGAGTTGCACCGGTTCTCCTCTTAGGCTTCATTTGTTTCAACAAAacattttcaagggaaaacataattgttaaattttttttttgcttatcaCAAGAAAAGTAGTTGAAAAAAAGGAATGGGAGTGAAAGGGACAGGATGGATTGGAGGAGAGAAAAAGGAGTGGATGTAAGGGAGTAGAGAGGAAAATGTGGCGTTCTTTCCTtacaaaaagaaaatattttctacCACTTAACAAAACAAAGGAAGATGGAAAAATCAATTTCCTTAGAAGTGTTTTCCGTGGAAACAAACATATCTTAGTAATTATGGATGCATCTGATATTCTTTTGCATTTGCTATCAAGACTACAACTACAATCTTATTTTAGTCCCCCCTCCCCTGGCAGGGTTTGTGTATATTAATGTGGCAACGACCTGCATAATCGCAATTTGCTTCGAATTGATTGCATAATAGTATGGAAATTGTTGACTTATCTCATTTGTTGTGGTGTTGCAGATCCACGTGATTCAGAAACCCTGCGAGTTCCAGACATGCATCATGGCATGGAAGTTCGTCTAGGCCTTTCTAAAGGACCAGTTGGCCCTTCTTTCTTCTGATTGGAATCATTGTTGTTAGAAATGTTGTCTAATAGTTGAAAATGGATGTACGAATGATGTTACAATTATTTCTATAGACATCTGAATCTAGTGAGACTTTTTGTTATGGGAAGTATGTCAGCTTGATCGATCTTATGCATTTGTTTTGCCCTTAAAGACTGGAGTGCTTAAATGCTTAATCTTGTGAATGTTTGTCTGCTCTTCTCTATTGCTCTTGTGAATGTTTGTCTGCTCTTCTCTATTGCTAATCAGGGATCAATTGGACCATCAATGGTATTTATATCTCTATTTTCCTATCTTCGGCCTGCTAAAAATGCAATGGCTATGAAACTTTGGAAGCACGAGTTTCTTATATCTAAACTCTTGTTTTGTCCCTTGAACTATCTCTTTAAACTTACAAATTACAATGATGGTCAAAGTAATATAAAACGTGCCAATACTCAAGTACCAATTAAACGATGGTTAATGGATGAGGTGGTTGGCAAAGGCAATGTGGTTGCGGCTAATAtgttcatcatcttcatcatcatcttgTGACGGTCTAGAAAGACGCAGAAGATCAAGACTGTGGGAAGACGGAGCAGTAGAAGCATCAGCAACAGTAGCACCAAACtcattactattattattattattattattataagaaGCATATGCAGCTGCCGCAGTTGCAGTTGCAGTTGCAGTAGTAGTATTATTCAGGTTAAGAAGGTTGTTTGAAGCTGATGAATTGTTGGAGTAAGCTGGCTGATGAACATGGTGGTGATGAGGAAGATGCATTACTTCATATCCATTGTTGTTGCTTAGTTGCTGgtgttgttgatgttgttgtgAGGTCTGAAGGGCGTTTGCCATCGCCAACCGGCTGTTCATTACTTGGCTCTGTACCATCGCTAACTCTGCTTGTAAGGTTGCTACCTGGTTTATTTTACCAACATATCAAACTCATTTTACATACGTAGTATCATTTCAACATCGATTCCAAATCTTACGtttcactttttattttttatgatcaATGTTTATGTCACTCCGTACTTATTCTTATTTTAGTTCTGTGCCCCCGTGACTTATTTGATAAACTAATACgaataatattatatttattcgATAAATAACTATTTCATTTCATCTCCGTCATTAAAGTAGCCTACAACACTAATTTGTTTATTTCTAGAAGACATCAACCTTTTAACGTAAAAtacattaattaatttgtacgctctTCAATTCTGTTTTGTTGCCTTGGGTTGCTTAATTGCATGAATTATGCGTCACAAAATGAATCGCTCTTTTTATGTTGGAAATGCATCATTTTCAAAAATTCGATTTTTCCCTTGGTAGAATTATTAACAGAAATTTTGCGGACTACGAAGTAGATGATTTTATTATAACGATCTACTCTTGTTCTTACAAACAAAACATGTCAGAGGGCTAAAACTAATGATCCTAGTATAGGTCCTTTTATTTCAGTTTTAATTGTACTATGTAACATAGTTTTATTCGTGCAAATTAAGCctacgtcaaaaaaaaaaaaaaaaaaaaaaaggtcctCGTTACGGGTTCAAAGTTGAACATATATAGAACATTAACTTTGTATGCAATAATCTTATCCTTTATCTTGTTATTAAATATGATATCTTTTATACGGAGTGTTAATTAAATGAAAAGCCAGATGTGGAATAGTATGACACGATAATTTTGTGTGGAACCGTAGATACATAACATAACGATTTCATACTAATGATGTTTTGGCATAGTGGTTAAAACTGAGAATTTATATACAATAGATCATGCCTATCCCTACCgctatttgtaatttgtattaaaAGGTGTGATTTTTACATGTACATTCCTTAAAAAATGCATGACAGGCTAAGATGCGTTAATGTACAGTACGTTACGTTATTAAGCATGGAGAAAAAGAGTTCACCTGTTGCTGCAAGGCAAGTATTGTTGAGACGCAACCATAAACCGGATCAGAAAGCCGAGCTTGAGCCTCGTATGATATGGTAACCACGGCATCCTGCCTCCGGTTCACCGGAATATGAAGCAACAACTTAGACACATTACTAGCTCCAAACACCTTATGAACGGCCGCGAAACGGGCTGCACCTTGGTCCGACCCGAAATGAGGAGCAAAAATGCACCCATTTGTACACTTCCTCCTAAGAAACTTACAAGCACCACAAGGAGCTAGTGTACCCTCTTGTTCGCCAGAAGCGGCAGAGGCCCGTTTCCCAAGCCCGCCTTTCCGGCGACCCTGCTCCCCTTGCCCGCGGTGGTCCGGCATGGGTGGCAGAATATGATAGAGGGTGTGAATAGAAGGGTTGATAGAGGTGGGGGTGAAGGTGGGTTATAAGGGGTGAAGGGAAGAGAGGTCCACGTTTGTTTCATGAATGGGTTTGGCAAGGTTAATATGATTATGAGGTTactaattaaaacttattattattatgaaaatatggaaaaccgttataaattatattaatggTTGGTAAATTTTGGGGGGAATTGAAAAGAGAGTgggtttttcttgttttttcaaAAGTTAGTTTTGGTTTATATTAATGCTACTTAAGTGTGTATTACTATTGAAGTagcaactaattaattaattaattagtgttAGTTATGTGATTAAGTAATCTAATCTGTCTTGTTAAGGGAGGCACAAGATTTGTGCTGCCCGTAGCGTGTGGGAAATGGTCGCAACTCAGGTTCATAGATCATATCTTAATGTATATTATCTATATTATGGTTTTGTCATATTTTATGTATTTGCCATTTTTGGGTTGAAActaatttttttgttgaaaacAAATGAATATGATGAAGTGCACACCAAGATTCGAACGCCAAAACGACAAAATGGGTTAACTTAGGCTCTATTCTATTCACTTTATTTTCACGTACTTCAGGAaacaataagttcagataaattcagttaatttcagataagtCAGTTAATATaagtttaagaaaaataaggaTTGATcaaatacaatttataactaaaataacaccaattcttaaatggacttggtccaCATTAAATTTATTGTGAACCATATCTTAAAATAAAGTCAACAACTTATTCCcaatttattttggcattttaTTAAGATTATTATGATAAAAATGTAAATTAGTATCGTTGATACATGTtttgtgcttgaataatgtgattttaagtcacgattcgcttttaaaaatatagggttactatgcttcaaaaaatggttactatatctaagaattttggtgtttagtttattatagttactatatgaacaataaagatCACTATGAGTGTCAAAAGGGTGCTAGAGAAAACTATTAATTTTGGATtcacactaatattattgtggaccaggtccacgcAAAAATAATCcctaaaataaattcagataaaataagtgaaaattagGTGAATAAAACATACCCTAAGATAATAACTTGAGAGTAATCACGTACTAAATCAAGTTGATTAAAAGAAATTATAACATTATTGTCGTTGCACGTATTTCAAAGTTTCAACAATTTCAGTAAAAATGGAACAATATCGTGTCAGTGTAACTTTTTGAACAAATACATACTTTCATGGAAAATGTTTTCTCAAGAAAAACGATATTATGTAACGGATCAAGGCATATTGTAGAATGGTTTACGGCTTTACGCTATGAATGAAAAATGTTTACCATAATATTGCCTTTTTCTGGAATGTGGAAAGCATGCATGTTTAGAACAGTAGCAATTGTTGTAGTCATGTCAGGTGTCTTCTGAGGGCATAATGCCGAAACAACAAGAGCTACCACAAAAACAATGCAACCCTTCGGGCCTAAGCCTGACATCCCCATAGCTAAAGCTAAGTTCTTCACCTGCCTGTATATCTCTGGAAGTAAAAAAGCAAACCCGGGGCAACAGAGCTCCTGAACTTCTGATCAGTACAGTTGATAGATTGCCGCCATCACAAGAATGGTTTATGAACCGtgcaacatttccgattcttgTGGCGTCAATGTTGATTCTGAAACATGCTTTCCTTGAAGGAAGAAACTCCCGCACCACCAAAAGAGCAGATGAAAACCGACCACCTTTTGTAAGTTCATCATATACTTGTTGCCGTCTGTTTGCCTCTTTAGTTGTCAATAGTTCACCTAAtttagagtttaaatcaacCATCAAGATGGAAATTGATATGTTCATACATGCTCAGCCAGTATTTCTTATTGTTCTATAATATATACAGAGTAGTAACAATTACACAACTACCACAGAAAATTTACATCATAACTTTGTCACAGTTGCATCAAGTAAGAAAACAGACCATCATGGGAGAGGCAGGGCAGATAAAATTATCAGAAAAACTAAAAACCAGAATAACAGCATCAGAGCTCTTGTTTGGAAACACTGTCTACTATGTCTAGTGTCTGATAGATTCATTTTGGAGCACAAAAAAACTCATGACAATCCCAATAATAATGGTTGTCTTTGAGAAACTGGTTATTCTAGTTGCCGGACTTTATAACTAGGATTCACCAAAAGTAATAAGCTGACTAGCTGAGAAGAGAACATTAGAGAAACCAAACAACAGGGGTCGCAGATGGTTCATCAGAAACTGTAAATGCAAAAGGAACATGATGATACTCTCCCATTCTTATGTTTTGTTTTGCAAATACTTTCTTACTAATACTAGCCATCAATTCCCCCCAGTTTGATTTTCTACCTCTCCctcaacaaccaaaacaaagaGTAAATGAAAAACAAGTCTAACATAAGATTTTAAGGGAAGATAAAAAAGTTAATGAAAGAGATCTACCGCAGGGGGGGCCGAGGATATCCTACATTTCAGCAAAATAAGGAAAGTGCAATTCACACAAATGCATATATTCTCATTTCCTTTTCCATCTGCGAGCTCTTTTTATCGCTGACTTTTCTCAGCCAAAGCACCGTGGAGGAACAAGAAAGCAACCTAAAAGATAATGTAACCAAACCTCCATGATTACCTGTCGTGGGATAGTCGAGTTTCACACAAAGCCAACACAGCCTGATGAGTAATATAAAATGGTTATGGAGAATTGAGGTAATCGAACAGATTATCTCCCAGCCGCCACCTATGGAACCAAAGTTTTAATTGCGATAAAACCTTGCACAGCCCAAAAGTGTAATTTACTATGATGTCACGTAATGTACAAGGTCATGGTTAATGTGGTATAAGGTTCATAAGAGCCTACCATCAGCCTGCATCAGACTATCAGCTCTTCGTTGGTATATCCGCTGATATAAAAATTCATATACCAACTCGGGAAATTTCAGTTAAGGATTATAATCCTTACCCTCTCTTCAAACTATACCAAAAAAATGTGGTTATAGGTTGATCCTTCTCGTGTAAACTATAAAGGATGACAAGCAATTTCGATCTATCTTTAACTTTCCCAAGAGCAGCAAGATTTGGGAAAGGTTGTGGCACAATACTAGGTCCAGAAACAGCCCAGACATCAAGCCAAGGAATCAGGCAGCCTGAATTAGAAAGCCTATTTCATAAGCCATAACGCCCAAAACTTTGAGGAAGTGGAGCTTTGAGATAGATACCCCACCAGTGTATGATAAATATATACAATCAAAAGCAGAAATGCCAGGGGGGGTGTTTACCAAGATAATAGGACAAAACAAACCACAAGTTTAAATGAACATATATTTGAAGGAACTTCCCATTTTAACTCCGATAAATCTATGCAAGGAAAATAACCAAAACCTCACAGCCAATGTATACAAAGGTTCACGGAGCACGGACGCGATAGTTGTCCTGCTGCGCCCGGCACAACTTTGGTATGCCTCAGTGCGCCTAAAAACTATAATAATTGGACTGATGTACGCCTCAGGGTCGCCTCGCCTGGATAATATAGGTGCTTCAGTGCTTCACCCCTGGCGTCTCAGCACCTAAATGCGCCTTTTTATACACTGCTCCCAACATTCAACCATCCCAGAAAGAATAGCTAACCAACCACTAAAATGCTTTAGAACTTTCCGAACTGAATAATGATGTTAGTAAGGGTGTTAAATTCTTAATAACCCAAGCTAAACTAGTATCACCATATAAATGTTTAAGATTTTTTGCATAATGACCACAAGATTAAGCATCCCTCTCCAAACTCGGAAGATTAAGTAGTATATTCTAGCTTGTTCACCAATTGAAACAGGCTCCCGTGCATACATAATAAATTTCCCCTTAAACAAGCTTTTGATATTCTACAATAATTTGATTTAAACGGTTCAATTCAACCTTGTTCCTAATAAATAAGCAAAGGTTATGAGGTAACTCACATTCATCTACATCATTGCCGTCTTTCATCCGCACAGCCCAGAATTTCAACAAGAACTACATTCTCAACTAACATACTAACTTCATACGGAAACTTAATTGCTAAAACTTCCAGGCATTAGAACAAAATTGCACAATACTTATTCAGAACAAAGATTATTCTAAAAAGAGATATTAACTTGAAATTACCTGCATATTCACAAACAAACAGTCCTGAAGGAATAAATTGAGCAGCAAACAAACCCCAACCCTTATTCTCAACCCTAACAATCTTCAACTCGACAGTAACACCCTTCTGAGTCTCCCGATTCCCACAACTTAACTCGCAATCACAACTCATTCCGCATTCGGTAACCACTACACCGCCCCTCAACACTAAACAAGAGCACTCCTCATCACAAATTTCACCACAATCACACCCAACAGTGCCAGAAACTTCCGCAAAAGAATCAAAATTGATTTGGGGAATAGGGTTAGGGTTTAAAGGGGAACCCCAAAATTGGCGGGCAAAATCGGGGGAGGAAATAAGGCATGTGGGGGTGTAGAGGAAGTAAGTGTAGGGGTGAGAATCCACGGTGTTGATGAAAGGGATGGGAAGGGGTTCAAATGATCTAGAAGCATCGGAGGATCGGACGGCGGTGATGCGTTTGGAGAGGCGGGATAGGGTGTGGCAGGTGCAGGATATGGTGGAGAGTTCTTGTGGGGTTAGCCATGGAAGAAGGAGTTCTGCGATTGAAAGGAATCTGTGCTGTTCATATCGCTTTGAAGGAGGAGAGCTCATCACTGACACTAGGAGTGCGAAAATTGGGGGAGATGATATGCCGATTTGGTATGAAATGTCTTTGATTTGGCGCCCTTTTTAAAAACTTTGATTTTTAACTGGTTAAACCTCTAATGGGGTCCAAGCTTCTAATTGACGGTATATTTTATGATTGTAGTTGTATATTTTTGTTCGTGACTATCCATTAAAGCTTATTTGATTGTATATTAGAGCTTACTTgactatatatttttataaaaaaaaaaagttgaggaAAAAGAAATGCGAATTTGTCAGCTGAAGAATTGAGTctctgtaacgccccgacctctaaatcacttattaaagcataattagcagcggaattaacctaactttgtcgggacattacctgccgtaattccctcttggaaattacaaggcaacatcatacataagccataaaaacctccaatttaatataataatcctttatattctcaaaattaaagtacataacttactaaaagtcttttaattaaactattataactttaagcataaactaggtgaatattattaaagtgaaattcctcgcctctactcgtttccatcgatccccgcagtacctaaaatggaaaacaaaacggtgagccgaagacccagtaacgactaccctagcaacgtaaattcatttcaactcattttatttaataacacagggagaatagaatgggtaaaacatttaataaaacatcatatttaattcattcataaacttttaatgaaaaacgtcattcataaacttttaattaacatgctagttgtcggcaagtacgaaccgtgaaggaattctccactgggcctgggccctgagcctgggctcatcatcgtaacatgggcctgggccctaagcctgggctcataaaccatgggagcctgggctcgtaatccatgggtggacaggtgtccgtggtgcatgcatgaccggtagataggaagatggtagtttatataccgccggacaaaccaggtctttcactttcatttatcatgttgtatgtaattttaccaagccttggcttgtatttcagttgaaataacataactccttttatatcataaatcatcattttgatcctgggatcaaataaaacatcatttctttcatagcattgcataaacatcattttatgagaaaactcaatcaaatcatattataggaaacaattcaatcaaatcataattcattcccacaatccataaaacatgtcaaaacatttaattcataaatccaatcataacgtcataatttcataatacatttataaagggattgcgggtactagcaatagccgttacctaacttccacgattttgctaaggattttcgatggttcgttcgtcctgaactccgagtccaatttcttccaaaataataaattatggaattagtactaaatcgataaataatttgaaatcaatattttataaatcataaattttataagtaatgaatttataaataacaaattttaataaaaagtataatttcgaaatctaacgaaaatattattattaatcgaatttttaatcgaaatatatacatatatatatatatatatatatatatatatatatatatatatatatatcataaaaatcggttttcatgaaaatattatttaaattccatttttacaacaaaactagtaacttattttcgtaaaattaacctgaaaaatagtaactatttattagtaaataataataattatttcataaaaatttattaaaacataaaaattaataaattacaaaATCTGAAATAGCAAATTGGTTTCTTACCAAAAGCCCAATTTAGAATGGCCCAATTAATGGTGGGTTTTAAAGGAGAGTAAAAACCaaccaaaaccaaaaattggttttggttttctg
This Spinacia oleracea cultivar Varoflay chromosome 6, BTI_SOV_V1, whole genome shotgun sequence DNA region includes the following protein-coding sequences:
- the LOC110802787 gene encoding LOB domain-containing protein 20, with the translated sequence MPDHRGQGEQGRRKGGLGKRASAASGEQEGTLAPCGACKFLRRKCTNGCIFAPHFGSDQGAARFAAVHKVFGASNVSKLLLHIPVNRRQDAVVTISYEAQARLSDPVYGCVSTILALQQQVATLQAELAMVQSQVMNSRLAMANALQTSQQHQQHQQLSNNNGYEVMHLPHHHHVHQPAYSNNSSASNNLLNLNNTTTATATATAAAAYASYNNNNNNNSNEFGATVADASTAPSSHSLDLLRLSRPSQDDDEDDEHISRNHIAFANHLIH
- the LOC110802777 gene encoding histone-lysine N-methyltransferase SUVR3, yielding MSSPPSKRYEQHRFLSIAELLLPWLTPQELSTISCTCHTLSRLSKRITAVRSSDASRSFEPLPIPFINTVDSHPYTYFLYTPTCLISSPDFARQFWGSPLNPNPIPQINFDSFAEVSGTVGCDCGEICDEECSCLVLRGGVVVTECGMSCDCELSCGNRETQKGVTVELKIVRVENKGWGLFAAQFIPSGLFVCEYAGELLTTKEANRRQQVYDELTKGGRFSSALLVVREFLPSRKACFRINIDATRIGNVARFINHSCDGGNLSTVLIRSSGALLPRVCFFTSRDIQAGEELSFSYGDVRLRPEGLHCFCGSSCCFGIMPSEDT